The proteins below come from a single Prosthecobacter sp. SYSU 5D2 genomic window:
- a CDS encoding sulfatase-like hydrolase/transferase, translating to MKFLSLLTLSCLIAFSEAGANRPNFLIIFTDDHGYGDVSTYHESDVLTPHIDQLAKEGMLFTRMRANCTVCSPSRAALLTGRYADRVGVPGVIRTQPENSWGYFDPKVPTIADELKKAGYHTAIIGKWHLGLESPNTPNERGFDFFHGFLGDMMDSYITHERHGNNYMRRNAEVIQPEGHATDLFSAWAGDYFKERAQAKDQPFFLYLAFNAPHFPIEPPADWLAKVQKRTPDMDAKRAQTVAFVEHLDDRIGQVLAALKEYGLDQNTVVVFTADNGGSLPHAQNNDPWRDGKQSHYDGGLRVPFMVRWPGEVKPRSTSDYAGLNFDLFPTFLELAGAKPSAALDAVSLVPVLKGEPVEAVRDLYFVRREGGGAYGGKSYEALIRGDWKLLQNDPYSPLELYNLKNDPQEKNNLRAKAPKIFNEMSTALRQHIQRGGATPWQRPE from the coding sequence ATGAAGTTCCTTTCGTTGCTCACCCTCAGCTGTCTCATTGCCTTCTCGGAGGCTGGCGCCAACCGCCCGAATTTCCTCATCATCTTCACCGATGACCACGGCTACGGCGATGTCTCCACCTATCACGAATCCGATGTCCTCACGCCGCACATTGACCAGCTTGCCAAAGAAGGCATGCTCTTTACCCGGATGCGGGCCAATTGCACCGTCTGCTCACCGTCACGCGCGGCCTTGCTCACCGGGCGGTATGCGGACCGCGTGGGTGTGCCGGGTGTCATCCGCACCCAGCCGGAAAACTCCTGGGGCTACTTCGATCCGAAAGTCCCGACGATTGCGGACGAGCTCAAAAAGGCCGGTTATCACACCGCCATCATTGGCAAATGGCACCTGGGCCTGGAATCCCCGAATACACCCAATGAGCGCGGTTTTGATTTCTTCCACGGTTTCCTAGGGGACATGATGGACAGCTACATCACGCATGAGCGCCACGGGAATAACTACATGCGTCGCAACGCCGAGGTCATCCAACCGGAAGGCCACGCCACCGATCTCTTCTCCGCCTGGGCAGGCGATTATTTCAAAGAACGCGCCCAGGCCAAGGATCAGCCTTTCTTCCTTTACCTCGCGTTTAACGCCCCGCATTTCCCCATCGAGCCACCTGCCGACTGGCTGGCCAAGGTCCAAAAACGCACCCCTGACATGGATGCAAAACGTGCCCAAACTGTCGCCTTTGTCGAGCACTTGGATGACCGCATTGGCCAGGTGCTGGCGGCGCTGAAGGAATACGGGCTGGATCAAAACACCGTCGTCGTCTTCACCGCCGACAACGGCGGCTCGCTGCCCCACGCGCAAAACAACGATCCCTGGCGCGATGGCAAGCAGAGTCATTACGATGGCGGCCTGCGCGTCCCTTTCATGGTGCGTTGGCCCGGCGAAGTAAAACCCCGCTCCACCAGCGACTATGCCGGGCTGAACTTTGACCTCTTCCCCACCTTCCTCGAGCTGGCCGGTGCCAAACCCAGCGCGGCTTTGGATGCCGTGAGCCTCGTGCCCGTGCTGAAGGGCGAGCCCGTGGAAGCTGTGCGCGATCTCTACTTTGTCCGTCGTGAAGGCGGCGGTGCCTATGGCGGCAAGAGCTACGAAGCCCTCATCCGGGGCGATTGGAAGCTGCTTCAAAACGATCCCTACAGCCCGCTGGAACTCTACAATCTGAAGAACGATCCTCAGGAGAAAAACAACCTCCGCGCCAAGGCCCCCAAGATCTTCAACGAGATGTCCACCGCCCTTCGCCAGCACATCCAGCGCGGCGGTGCCACCCCCTGGCAGCGCCCGGAGTGA
- a CDS encoding prolyl oligopeptidase family serine peptidase, whose product MYRPLLLLFSFATLASAQLRSDGATASFRGSLPPKPIAALSEAQEAAIEQELAAVTASFQAVKNHERAADADIFLKAVRYALDFDEWYDKKPEDGIKKVSTLLVEAKIRIAALKNGKTPWMEGSGNKVLGFYSAIDGSPQPYGVEVPEGLSFGKGKKPVPMWIWLHGRGDTATDLHFVYGKLTSKKPGQFQPKGTIVIHPFGRYCNGWKSAGETDVFEARDDAKARFNVDENRIALAGFSMGGAGAWHIGAHFADQWACVHAGAGFADVKRYQKLTPDKYPAWYEQTLWGVYDVPDYARNFFNVPLIVYSGENDTQRDAAAYMEGILKNEGLTIPHLIGPGMGHKYHPEVIKEVQAKIEAAVEKGRDPMPKKVVLQSKTLGYNKMFWVQLLAQEKQWEDTRIEAEMDGQVLRAKTKNVAAVRFDPAIKAASYEIDGQKLASGSVFLRDAKGTWKAQSDKENTASLKKPESGPIEEPLKRPFLVVLPEGDGASPQVTAWVNAESSHFLTRWRSLMRGDVRVKKAAEVTPDDMLRYTLVLWGDAASNPLVAKVLGAGSTASLPLSWTKEKLVLGTHSVDGSTHVPVMIRPNPLEPRGTIILNSGLTFREAHDRTNSLQNPKLPDWAILDITQPPNAETAGKVVAADFFDANWKLKK is encoded by the coding sequence ATGTATCGCCCGTTGCTCCTCCTTTTCTCCTTTGCCACCCTGGCCAGTGCCCAGCTCCGTTCTGACGGAGCCACGGCCTCCTTCCGTGGCAGCCTGCCACCGAAGCCCATCGCTGCCCTTTCGGAGGCACAGGAAGCCGCCATTGAACAAGAACTCGCCGCCGTCACCGCCTCCTTTCAGGCCGTGAAAAACCACGAGCGTGCTGCCGATGCCGACATCTTCCTCAAAGCCGTCCGCTACGCGCTGGACTTCGATGAATGGTATGACAAGAAGCCCGAGGACGGCATCAAAAAGGTCTCCACCTTGCTTGTGGAGGCCAAAATCCGCATAGCCGCCCTGAAGAACGGCAAGACGCCGTGGATGGAAGGCAGCGGGAACAAAGTCCTCGGTTTTTATTCCGCCATTGATGGCAGCCCCCAGCCTTATGGCGTCGAGGTGCCCGAAGGCCTGTCCTTTGGCAAAGGCAAGAAACCCGTCCCCATGTGGATCTGGCTGCATGGCCGTGGCGATACCGCCACCGACCTGCATTTTGTCTATGGCAAACTGACATCGAAGAAGCCCGGCCAGTTCCAGCCGAAGGGCACGATTGTCATCCATCCCTTTGGTCGCTACTGCAACGGCTGGAAAAGCGCAGGCGAGACCGATGTCTTCGAAGCCCGCGACGATGCCAAAGCACGCTTCAATGTGGATGAAAACCGCATCGCCCTCGCCGGCTTCAGCATGGGCGGCGCAGGAGCCTGGCACATCGGCGCACACTTTGCCGACCAATGGGCCTGCGTTCACGCCGGAGCCGGTTTTGCCGATGTGAAGCGCTATCAAAAGCTCACACCGGACAAATACCCCGCCTGGTATGAGCAGACCCTCTGGGGCGTCTATGACGTGCCCGACTATGCGCGCAATTTCTTCAACGTCCCCCTCATTGTCTATAGCGGTGAAAATGACACCCAGCGCGATGCAGCTGCGTACATGGAAGGCATCCTCAAAAACGAAGGTCTCACCATCCCCCATCTCATCGGCCCCGGCATGGGCCACAAATATCACCCCGAGGTCATCAAGGAAGTGCAGGCCAAGATCGAAGCCGCCGTCGAAAAGGGCAGGGACCCGATGCCGAAGAAGGTGGTGCTGCAAAGCAAGACGCTGGGGTATAACAAGATGTTCTGGGTGCAACTCCTGGCGCAGGAAAAGCAATGGGAAGATACCCGCATTGAGGCTGAAATGGACGGCCAAGTGCTCCGCGCGAAAACCAAGAACGTGGCGGCTGTCAGGTTCGATCCCGCCATCAAAGCGGCATCTTATGAAATAGACGGGCAAAAGCTGGCCAGCGGGTCCGTTTTTCTCCGCGATGCCAAAGGCACCTGGAAGGCCCAATCCGACAAAGAGAACACCGCCTCATTGAAAAAGCCCGAGAGCGGCCCCATAGAGGAGCCCTTGAAGCGTCCCTTCCTCGTCGTGCTGCCAGAAGGCGACGGCGCCTCGCCCCAAGTGACCGCCTGGGTCAATGCCGAATCCAGCCACTTCCTCACCCGCTGGCGCAGCCTGATGCGCGGGGATGTGCGGGTGAAAAAGGCCGCTGAAGTCACTCCCGATGACATGCTGCGCTACACACTCGTCTTGTGGGGCGATGCCGCCTCCAATCCTCTGGTGGCCAAAGTCCTCGGCGCGGGCAGCACGGCCAGCCTGCCACTTTCCTGGACCAAAGAGAAGCTTGTCCTCGGCACCCACTCCGTTGATGGCAGCACGCACGTCCCGGTCATGATCCGCCCCAATCCCCTGGAGCCACGCGGAACCATCATCCTCAATTCCGGCCTCACTTTCCGCGAGGCGCACGACCGCACCAACTCCCTGCAGAATCCGAAACTGCCCGATTGGGCCATCCTTGACATCACCCAGCCGCCCAATGCGGAAACCGCCGGGAAGGTGGTCGCGGCAGACTTTTTTGATGCAAATTGGAAGCTGAAAAAGTGA
- a CDS encoding inorganic phosphate transporter, with protein sequence MLAVLIILVASIVAYANGANANFKGVASLFGSGTTSYRTALNWGNLTTAAGAVSAIFLAGHLLKAFSGKGLVEDSLISDPSFLLAVAIGAAATGSLATCLGFPVSSTHAHTGGLVGAGMVASPGGVNLVHLWSTFAMPLIFGPVVAILLGTLFYLLLRRLNLAPDHRTRTLDALHFLSAGAVGFARGMNDTPKIAALLVGVSFWTGEKGILLVAVAMTFGGLISARRVAETLSHKITDMNPGQGFTANLTTSLLVIAGSVYGLPLSTTHVSVGSLLGIGIITQQARWRTVIPILMAWVITVPCAAVLAALAYAVCRTAF encoded by the coding sequence GTGCTCGCCGTCCTCATCATTCTCGTCGCCTCCATTGTCGCTTACGCCAATGGGGCGAACGCCAATTTCAAAGGCGTGGCATCGCTCTTTGGCAGCGGAACCACCAGCTATCGCACAGCGCTGAACTGGGGAAACCTGACTACGGCGGCCGGGGCGGTTTCCGCCATCTTTCTCGCGGGACATCTGCTGAAGGCCTTTTCAGGCAAAGGGCTTGTGGAGGATTCCTTGATTTCAGATCCTTCCTTCCTCCTGGCCGTGGCCATCGGGGCCGCCGCCACCGGCAGTCTGGCCACCTGCCTTGGCTTTCCTGTCTCAAGCACCCATGCTCATACAGGTGGTCTGGTGGGCGCTGGAATGGTGGCCAGTCCCGGCGGGGTGAACTTGGTGCACCTCTGGAGTACTTTTGCCATGCCGCTCATTTTTGGACCTGTGGTGGCCATCCTTCTCGGTACCCTGTTTTATCTGCTGCTGCGCCGGCTTAATCTGGCCCCAGATCATCGCACCCGCACCCTGGATGCCTTGCATTTTCTCAGCGCTGGTGCGGTCGGTTTTGCACGCGGAATGAACGACACACCGAAGATCGCCGCCCTGCTGGTAGGCGTGTCTTTTTGGACCGGTGAAAAAGGCATCCTGCTTGTTGCGGTGGCCATGACCTTCGGCGGGCTCATCAGCGCCCGGCGGGTGGCGGAGACGCTGTCTCACAAAATCACGGACATGAATCCCGGCCAGGGTTTCACGGCCAATCTCACCACCTCGCTGCTCGTCATCGCAGGGTCCGTTTACGGTCTGCCACTCTCCACGACGCATGTGTCCGTGGGGTCCCTGCTGGGCATTGGCATCATCACCCAGCAGGCGCGCTGGCGCACCGTCATTCCCATCCTCATGGCCTGGGTCATCACCGTCCCCTGCGCGGCCGTGCTGGCGGCGCTGGCCTATGCTGTCTGCCGCACGGCCTTTTGA
- a CDS encoding DNA gyrase subunit B, producing MPDEIIESIDSNSTAVALDQAYGADQIQKLEGLEAVRLRPGMYIGDPDERGLHHCVFEVVDNSIDEHLAGYCKNIWINIHTDGSISLQDDGRGIPVEMHPKAGIPTVELVLTSLHAGGKFGDGAYEFSGGLHGVGAKCVNALSDWFKCEVFRDGKIYSIGFERGKTTEPLTVLGDLDDPATTGTKISFYPDATIFTITTVFVFERLLVRLRELAFLNPGIRITLTDERGETPRQEVLFYKEGVKQFVRELGADKDKIHPDAIALAGRREVVIDDKNKFILVDCVLQWNKGLNEQTLCFANAIPNPDGGTHYSGLKAALTRAVKAYINTNPKSFKDKLPDIESDDCREGLICVLSVKLPNPRFNSQTKVKLVNGEVEGVVSSIVYEGLMRFFDETPDIAVTVINNIIIAAKSREAARKAREAIRKDAMSSGGLPGKLADCSERDPSKTELFIVEGDSAGGSAKMGRNRHNQAILPLRGKLINTEKARLEKVLQNKEVQTMITAIGTGIGGDSEVEGSFNIEKLRYHKIVIMTDADVDGSHIRTLLLTFFFRQMPELVKGGHIYVAQPPLYQVTRKKREEYVQDDAEMDAMLLEMGSGEISLRNIADGSTVADDRLQAILEQLVPVAKFADIIRRHGGDFEAYLQARDEATGNLPHYLVSLREGNEASILYFLGNEQLAAFARENHDLHLFGKPEVDPEANGAPAPKTHRRARLIEIHEAHGMKKRFQHLDELGLHVDHFSSQDKPLFEVIEGEGDHAKVHPVFSIPGILDKVMEIGKRGMEIKRFKGLGEMNAKQLFETTMDPNKRTLLQVKLDESNAQEAERIFTILMGDVVEPRKHFIEENALNVRNLDV from the coding sequence ATGCCAGACGAAATCATTGAATCCATCGATTCAAACTCCACCGCCGTAGCTCTCGACCAGGCTTACGGGGCAGATCAAATTCAAAAGCTCGAAGGCCTGGAAGCCGTCCGCCTTCGTCCCGGCATGTATATCGGCGATCCCGATGAGCGCGGCCTCCACCACTGTGTTTTCGAGGTCGTGGACAACTCGATTGACGAGCACCTCGCCGGCTACTGTAAAAACATCTGGATCAACATCCATACGGACGGCTCCATCAGCCTCCAGGATGACGGGCGCGGCATTCCGGTAGAAATGCACCCCAAGGCCGGGATTCCCACCGTGGAGCTCGTTCTGACGAGCCTGCACGCAGGCGGCAAATTCGGCGATGGTGCCTATGAATTCTCCGGCGGTCTCCACGGGGTGGGAGCCAAGTGCGTCAACGCCCTTTCGGACTGGTTCAAGTGTGAGGTTTTCCGCGATGGCAAGATCTACTCCATTGGCTTTGAGCGCGGCAAGACCACCGAGCCGCTGACCGTCCTTGGCGATCTGGATGATCCGGCCACCACTGGCACCAAAATTTCCTTTTATCCGGATGCCACCATCTTCACGATCACGACAGTCTTCGTTTTCGAGCGCCTGCTCGTCCGTCTCCGTGAGCTCGCCTTCCTGAACCCCGGCATCCGCATCACCCTCACCGATGAGCGCGGCGAGACCCCGCGCCAGGAAGTACTGTTTTACAAAGAAGGCGTGAAGCAGTTCGTGCGTGAGCTCGGTGCCGACAAGGACAAGATCCACCCGGACGCCATCGCCCTCGCAGGCCGCCGTGAAGTGGTCATTGATGACAAGAACAAGTTCATCCTCGTGGACTGCGTACTCCAGTGGAACAAAGGCCTCAACGAGCAGACCCTTTGCTTCGCCAACGCCATCCCGAACCCCGATGGTGGCACCCATTATAGCGGTCTCAAAGCGGCCCTCACACGCGCTGTCAAAGCCTACATCAACACCAATCCCAAGAGCTTCAAGGACAAGCTGCCGGACATCGAGAGCGATGACTGCCGCGAGGGCCTCATCTGCGTGCTCAGCGTCAAGCTGCCGAACCCGCGCTTCAACTCCCAGACGAAGGTCAAGCTGGTCAATGGCGAAGTGGAAGGCGTGGTCAGCTCCATCGTCTATGAAGGCCTGATGCGTTTCTTTGACGAGACCCCGGACATCGCGGTCACTGTCATCAATAACATCATCATCGCGGCCAAGTCCCGCGAAGCCGCCCGTAAGGCCCGTGAGGCCATCCGTAAAGACGCCATGAGCAGCGGCGGTCTGCCCGGCAAACTGGCCGACTGCTCCGAGCGCGACCCGTCGAAAACCGAGCTGTTTATTGTCGAGGGTGACTCCGCCGGTGGCTCTGCAAAAATGGGTCGCAACCGCCACAACCAGGCCATCCTGCCCCTGCGAGGCAAACTCATCAACACTGAGAAAGCTCGCCTGGAAAAGGTCCTGCAAAACAAGGAAGTCCAGACCATGATCACCGCCATCGGCACCGGCATCGGTGGTGACAGCGAGGTTGAAGGCTCCTTCAACATCGAGAAACTGCGCTACCACAAAATCGTCATCATGACCGATGCCGACGTGGACGGCTCCCACATCCGCACTCTGCTGCTGACTTTCTTCTTCCGGCAGATGCCGGAGCTGGTCAAAGGCGGCCACATTTACGTTGCCCAGCCCCCCTTGTATCAGGTCACCCGCAAGAAGCGCGAGGAATACGTCCAGGACGATGCCGAAATGGACGCCATGCTTCTGGAAATGGGCTCCGGCGAGATCAGCCTGCGCAACATTGCCGACGGCAGTACAGTCGCCGATGACCGTCTCCAGGCCATCCTTGAGCAGCTCGTCCCGGTAGCCAAATTTGCCGACATCATCCGCCGTCATGGCGGTGACTTCGAGGCCTATCTCCAGGCCCGCGACGAAGCGACCGGCAACCTGCCGCATTACCTCGTCAGCCTCCGCGAGGGCAACGAAGCCAGCATCTTGTACTTCCTTGGCAATGAGCAGCTTGCCGCCTTCGCCCGTGAGAACCATGACCTTCATCTCTTCGGCAAACCCGAGGTGGATCCCGAGGCCAACGGTGCCCCCGCTCCCAAAACCCATCGCCGCGCCCGCCTCATTGAGATTCACGAGGCCCACGGCATGAAAAAGCGCTTTCAGCATCTGGATGAACTGGGGCTGCATGTGGATCACTTCAGCAGCCAGGACAAACCCCTCTTCGAAGTCATCGAAGGCGAGGGCGATCACGCCAAAGTACACCCCGTTTTCAGCATCCCCGGCATCCTTGACAAGGTGATGGAAATCGGCAAACGCGGCATGGAAATCAAGCGCTTCAAAGGTCTCGGTGAAATGAACGCCAAGCAGCTTTTCGAGACCACCATGGACCCGAACAAGCGCACCCTCCTGCAGGTCAAGCTGGACGAAAGCAACGCCCAGGAAGCCGAACGCATCTTCACCATCCTCATGGGCGACGTCGTCGAACCTCGCAAACACTTCATCGAAGAGAATGCGCTCAATGTGCGCAATCTGGATGTTTGA
- a CDS encoding rhodanese-like domain-containing protein, with the protein MKHLLSILTITGLLAPVLNAEISLISPADAKALIENPDAAKRPIVLDTRGGYKDYFRGHLPTAHHINFDTLRGTNEGIPVQYLPDDITKALLVRAGAHKDRTHIVYATGDVLPNDEILSATMVAHVLEKEGIKDIRILDGGLPEWKKTGNATTQEYFGNPAGVLPEKAALEIAANIDDVLAEKDKADVVLVDARPLNEFLGEDDVWLRKGHIPGAVGFHWARLMEKDNTHKFKPLAEVKAELEKAGITPDKKVICYCGTSREGSLVRFYLKHVAGYPDVRLYEGAWKEYVWVKNQSLPAERSARMAK; encoded by the coding sequence ATGAAACACTTACTCTCCATCCTCACGATCACTGGACTTCTGGCCCCTGTCCTCAATGCAGAGATCAGCCTCATCAGCCCTGCCGATGCGAAGGCCCTGATTGAAAATCCCGATGCCGCCAAGCGCCCCATCGTGCTGGACACACGCGGCGGCTACAAGGACTACTTCCGTGGCCACCTGCCTACCGCGCATCACATCAATTTCGACACCCTGCGCGGCACTAACGAAGGAATTCCAGTTCAGTATTTGCCGGATGACATCACCAAGGCTCTGCTAGTCCGTGCCGGTGCACATAAGGACCGCACGCATATCGTATATGCCACGGGGGACGTGCTGCCCAATGATGAAATCCTCAGTGCCACCATGGTCGCGCATGTGCTGGAAAAGGAAGGTATCAAAGACATCCGCATCCTGGATGGAGGTCTGCCGGAATGGAAGAAGACGGGCAACGCCACCACGCAGGAATACTTCGGCAACCCCGCTGGTGTGCTGCCCGAAAAAGCCGCTCTGGAAATCGCCGCCAACATTGACGATGTCCTTGCTGAAAAAGACAAAGCCGATGTTGTCCTGGTGGATGCCCGGCCGCTGAACGAGTTCCTTGGCGAAGACGATGTGTGGCTGCGCAAAGGCCACATCCCCGGCGCGGTCGGCTTCCACTGGGCACGCCTGATGGAGAAGGACAACACGCACAAGTTCAAGCCCCTGGCCGAAGTAAAGGCCGAGCTGGAAAAGGCCGGCATCACCCCCGATAAAAAGGTCATCTGCTACTGCGGCACTTCTCGCGAGGGCAGCCTGGTGCGCTTTTACCTGAAGCACGTGGCGGGTTATCCGGACGTGCGCCTGTATGAAGGTGCCTGGAAGGAATACGTGTGGGTGAAAAACCAATCCCTGCCAGCGGAAAGGTCCGCACGCATGGCGAAGTAA
- a CDS encoding arylsulfatase, which yields MKPFLLVLLSLTTLAFGQSSKPNVVVFLADDAGWGDYSQNGNTMVATPNIDSIAKNGVTLDRFYVCPVCSPTRAEYLTGRYHPRGGVRGVSTGQERLNLDEKTVADAFKASGYATGAFGKWHNGSQWPYHPMARGFDEYFGHTAGHWGEYFDPPLEHNGKMVREKGYIVDICTDKALNFIEQNKDKPFFCYVPFTTPHSPWAAPEKDWQRFKDMAITQTATDAEKEVADVTRCALAMVENQDWNVGRVLTKLKENGLSDNTIVIYFSDNGPNSNRWTGGMKGHKGKTDEGGVRSPMFISWPAKLPKGHVVPQISGAIDLLPTLTSLADVPRVGDKPLDGRDLSPLLMKENVEWPDRMIFSTWAMNASVRTQTHRLDNAGKLYDMLADPGQTTPVNDKEPVLASKLTAAVKSWRQEVFGNAEGAKPKDKAKDSKKGKGKGKGTDSRNAVDARPLTVGYREFPITMLPARDGEPRGGVERSSGAPNCSYFVNWTSKDGHIVWLLDVNTAGRYDVTIDYTCPIADAGSTIELRFKDSRLSGKVSPGWDPPLYTNQDTLPRPPAESTMKEFRTLNLGEMKLESGQGELTLRALEIPGKSVMDVRRVTLTLLD from the coding sequence ATGAAACCTTTTTTGCTCGTCCTCCTCAGCCTCACGACGCTGGCCTTTGGCCAGTCCTCCAAACCGAATGTCGTCGTCTTTCTCGCGGACGATGCCGGCTGGGGAGATTACAGCCAGAATGGCAATACGATGGTGGCCACGCCGAACATTGATTCCATTGCTAAAAACGGTGTCACCCTGGACCGCTTTTATGTCTGCCCGGTGTGCTCGCCCACACGGGCAGAATACCTGACCGGACGTTATCATCCGCGTGGTGGTGTGCGCGGCGTCTCCACCGGCCAGGAGCGGCTGAACCTGGATGAAAAAACCGTGGCAGATGCTTTCAAAGCTTCTGGTTATGCCACCGGTGCCTTTGGCAAGTGGCACAACGGCAGCCAATGGCCTTATCATCCCATGGCGCGTGGTTTTGATGAATACTTTGGTCATACGGCGGGCCATTGGGGCGAATACTTTGATCCGCCGCTGGAGCACAATGGCAAGATGGTGCGTGAGAAGGGATACATCGTGGACATCTGCACGGACAAGGCCCTGAATTTCATTGAGCAAAACAAGGACAAGCCCTTCTTCTGCTACGTGCCCTTCACCACCCCCCACTCTCCGTGGGCCGCCCCCGAAAAAGACTGGCAGCGCTTCAAGGACATGGCCATCACCCAGACCGCGACAGATGCGGAAAAGGAAGTGGCTGATGTGACACGCTGCGCCCTGGCCATGGTGGAAAACCAGGACTGGAACGTCGGCCGTGTGCTGACCAAACTGAAAGAGAATGGCCTGAGCGATAACACCATCGTCATTTACTTCTCCGACAACGGCCCCAACAGCAACCGTTGGACCGGCGGTATGAAAGGCCATAAAGGCAAGACGGATGAAGGCGGCGTACGCTCCCCCATGTTCATCTCCTGGCCTGCGAAATTGCCCAAAGGGCATGTAGTCCCGCAGATCAGCGGGGCCATTGATCTGCTGCCCACCCTCACCTCACTGGCCGATGTGCCACGCGTGGGCGACAAGCCTCTGGATGGCCGCGACCTCTCACCCTTGCTGATGAAGGAAAACGTCGAGTGGCCAGACCGCATGATCTTTTCCACCTGGGCGATGAATGCCAGCGTGCGCACCCAGACGCATCGCCTGGATAATGCAGGCAAGCTTTATGACATGCTGGCCGATCCCGGCCAGACCACGCCCGTCAATGACAAGGAGCCCGTCCTGGCCAGTAAACTCACCGCAGCGGTGAAGTCCTGGCGCCAGGAGGTCTTCGGCAATGCCGAAGGCGCGAAGCCCAAGGACAAGGCCAAAGACTCCAAGAAGGGCAAAGGCAAAGGCAAGGGGACCGATTCCCGCAATGCCGTAGATGCCCGCCCTCTCACAGTGGGATACCGTGAGTTCCCCATCACCATGCTGCCTGCCCGCGATGGAGAGCCGCGCGGCGGCGTGGAACGCAGCAGCGGCGCACCCAATTGCTCTTATTTTGTCAACTGGACCAGTAAGGACGGCCACATCGTCTGGCTGCTGGATGTGAACACCGCAGGCCGGTATGATGTCACCATCGATTATACCTGCCCCATCGCCGATGCAGGTTCCACCATTGAGCTTAGATTCAAAGACAGCCGTCTCAGTGGCAAGGTAAGCCCCGGCTGGGACCCGCCGCTCTATACCAACCAGGACACCCTGCCACGTCCTCCGGCTGAATCCACGATGAAGGAATTCCGCACCCTGAACCTGGGCGAGATGAAACTGGAATCCGGCCAAGGCGAACTGACCCTCCGCGCTCTCGAAATACCCGGTAAGTCCGTCATGGATGTCCGCCGCGTCACCCTGACCCTGCTTGACTGA
- a CDS encoding xanthan lyase has product MKMRGLFPAILLPCLALGEDPPKSLKPHPQAVANTHAPGEVDRPELVPFIVSDPASLPGIVVDETAATLGGEWQYSTHTPPYVGLGYLHDMKSGKGGKSVTFTPDLPKEGWYEVRLAHCYNVRRSLRTPVTIHHEDGEQTLRINQQEEPAHARLWRSLGKFRFKAGRKGWVRISNDGTEDNKVVIADAVMFLPLADGQ; this is encoded by the coding sequence ATGAAAATGCGCGGCCTCTTCCCTGCCATTCTGCTGCCTTGCCTGGCCTTGGGCGAAGATCCACCCAAAAGCCTGAAACCGCATCCGCAAGCGGTCGCCAACACCCATGCTCCCGGCGAGGTGGACCGGCCGGAGCTGGTCCCCTTCATCGTGAGCGATCCCGCTTCCCTGCCGGGGATCGTGGTGGATGAGACCGCCGCCACGCTGGGGGGTGAATGGCAGTACTCCACGCATACGCCGCCCTATGTCGGCCTGGGCTACCTGCACGACATGAAGAGCGGCAAGGGCGGCAAATCCGTCACCTTCACACCAGACCTGCCCAAGGAGGGCTGGTATGAAGTACGGCTCGCGCATTGCTACAATGTCCGCCGCAGCCTACGGACTCCGGTCACGATCCACCATGAAGATGGTGAGCAGACCTTGCGCATCAACCAGCAGGAGGAACCCGCCCATGCACGGTTGTGGCGCAGCCTGGGCAAGTTCCGTTTCAAAGCCGGCCGTAAAGGCTGGGTGCGCATCTCCAATGACGGCACCGAGGATAACAAAGTGGTGATCGCCGATGCGGTCATGTTTTTGCCATTGGCAGATGGCCAGTGA